TTCTGTATCATCAAAAATCTTGGTGCGCTTGGTTGTTCTGTCCCCTTCAGTAACCAACCAGCCTTTCTCTTTCCAGTCACGTATGACCACTTTAGGGTCATCGAACTCCCCTAAGCGCAATTGTTGTTCCAGCACACTCTTGAGAAAAGCAACTTCCACATAATCAGTGTGAATGAACATTTTCCCCCAACAATTCATCGGACTATAGTAATCCCCTTCTTTTCGAAAGTTTGCATGATGTTGGATGACTTGCTGAGTAATATAATTCAGTCCTTTTGCACCAATATCCCTAGAAAATAGCTTCCCTTCTTCATCTTTTACAATGAAAGCCAATATGCCCTCTAGGTCAAGCATTAGACTTAAGGCTTCATTCGCTATATCACCAGCAGCAAGAATGATGGCATACTTCGTTGCGATTCTGGCACGAAACGGGCTGTCAGGCAATGCATCCATGCACCGTTCCTTCCAATACTGCCATTTATCCTCCATGATAGATAAGCCTTGTTTAAATATATAGTCAATAAATGCCTGTCCAGCATAACCGTAATTATCTTGTAAAACATTACGGATATCATCTGCGTTTTTCGCAGATGCTGTCCATTTAATACCCTTATACTCAAATAAACGGACGGTTAATCCTACATTTTGATTCGTTCGTTCAAAGATTGACTGTTCCCCTGTGGAAACAATGGTTGTAGCCCATGTGCCTTGCTCTCTCTGCTTCATTTCATCATTTAGCCGTGATTTTTCTTGTCCATTGTTTATTACATAAACCGCTTCGGTCATAGAAGTGGAAGTACTCATGGATAACTCGTCTAAAACAATAGGTATCCCGAAATTACCTGCCATCTTTTTGATATTGGCATTAATGGTTCCATTCCAGGTTTTGATAAGTCCCTTATACTTATCGGCAGGTTTACCAAAAGGTGATACGACAACCATTGCAGAACTTGTTTTGCCTTTCGTACTGTCTCCGACTAAATGAATAAAAAGATTATCAACAAAATTATATATTCTCGAAAGGTAGCCAACTAAAGGAGCTGAAAATCCAATACAAAGCAAGAATTGTAGTGACAATTGTGGCAAAATCTCTGTAAAGACTAGCCTTTTCCACTCATCTAATGACCCTTTGGGTTCTAAATCGTAGGAACTCCCTACAGTATCATTACAGGCATTATGATTTTCTGTTTGGGGTAATTCCTGATGATGTCGAAATACCAAAACACCATCCTCATTTTCGTGCCAACCAACTTCTCGGTAAGTCTCTTGATGGGGAGCATATTTTAGCTGCTCATTTAGGAAGGCAGAGACTAATCTTTGATTCTCGTAGGAAATATCTACACCCTTACCTCCTAATTTAATAAGCTCATTTGGTGCTAACTGTTCTTTCCCTATCTCAATTTCATGAAATTTGCCCTTAAACCAATAGCACAAAATAATGTAAACATTTTTATTATCAAGGTTTTGGATTGTCTTTTTAACAAATAATGGGTCACAAACCTTGAAGGTAATTACTTCTTCTGTTTTTTTATCAATTTTACTTATATACAATCCGTCTTGGCGGAGGGAATACTCACGAAATTCGTATGTTTTCCCTGCAAATAATCCTT
Above is a genomic segment from Neobacillus endophyticus containing:
- a CDS encoding DUF927 domain-containing protein, giving the protein MAKTKKTKIISIDTEGLFAGKTYEFREYSLRQDGLYISKIDKKTEEVITFKVCDPLFVKKTIQNLDNKNVYIILCYWFKGKFHEIEIGKEQLAPNELIKLGGKGVDISYENQRLVSAFLNEQLKYAPHQETYREVGWHENEDGVLVFRHHQELPQTENHNACNDTVGSSYDLEPKGSLDEWKRLVFTEILPQLSLQFLLCIGFSAPLVGYLSRIYNFVDNLFIHLVGDSTKGKTSSAMVVVSPFGKPADKYKGLIKTWNGTINANIKKMAGNFGIPIVLDELSMSTSTSMTEAVYVINNGQEKSRLNDEMKQREQGTWATTIVSTGEQSIFERTNQNVGLTVRLFEYKGIKWTASAKNADDIRNVLQDNYGYAGQAFIDYIFKQGLSIMEDKWQYWKERCMDALPDSPFRARIATKYAIILAAGDIANEALSLMLDLEGILAFIVKDEEGKLFSRDIGAKGLNYITQQVIQHHANFRKEGDYYSPMNCWGKMFIHTDYVEVAFLKSVLEQQLRLGEFDDPKVVIRDWKEKGWLVTEGDRTTKRTKIFDDTEQDKRKQILGDKGVPQKKQDTTYNIKIPLSSLDGLICQQAHPLQVAEDASNLSF